The window TTTTGAAGTTGCACCTGAACTGAAAGGTATGAAAACATACGTTTCAGAAGACTTCCTTGAACTTTTGATTAAAAACTAACCGCCAAGCGAAGCATGGCTATATAGCAACCGAGCCTGAAACGATGGGACTGCCTTTTAAAGAGGCAGACGTTTCAGGCTTTTTTTGTCATTATCTATAAAGAAAAACTATACAGATTTTTCATTCTACTGTACTGTTAATATATGATCTTTCAGAAGAAATGGAGAATGGATATGGCGAAAAAAATACTGGCATTTATTATTGCACTTTTAGTTACGTTTACATCAATTGGCAACGCTTCTGCAGCTCCTTTATTTAAAGATGTTGGTGATAAGCACGTTTCGAAAGCTGAATTGGACTTTTTAGCAGAACGGGGCATCATTGTTGCGAATCCGCAACAAAACTTTGGGGTGAAGGAAGAGATTACCCGTTTGGAAGCGTCCGCCATGATCATTAGGGCACTGGGACTGGAAACAGTAAATCGTCCTAATCCAAACTTCAGCGACGTAACTCCTGAAGACGAGGGCTATGACATCATTGCCACAATAGCGGATGAGGGGATCGTCAATGGTAATGCAGACGGCGAGTTCATGCCGAATAATAAGTTGACACGAGGGCAAATGGCAGCGATTCTAGTCAGCGCTTTTGAGTTGAAGGGAACGTCCAAACACGTTTTTAAAGACGTCAACTCAGCGTATTGGGCATCAGAAGCGATTAAAACACTCTTTGCCAATGAAGTCACAACAGGCTATCCAAATAATACATATAAGCCAACAGCATTTATTACGAAAGTGAATTTCGGGGTATTCCTTGCGCGAATCCTAAACCCGGAATTTAAACAAAAGCCTGTTTGCTATAAGTCTGATGGTAAAAAGAAAGCTGTCGTTAATGTACAGGTAACAAACTTGTGGAAATCGCCAAACAAAAACCGGGTAGTGGACCGTCCCTCAATTACCAGTCCAACCGATATCGGGAAATGGGCGAAAAGCATGTCCGTCAGTCAGAAGTTATGGCTCGTTGGAAAAACAGATACGCAAGCCTTGTACGGACAGGAAGTCGTCATTTTAAAAAGTAGTGGTAATTGGCATGAAGTCGCTGTAATAGATCAATATACACCGAGAAATAAAGCGGGTTATCCAGGATGGGTACCGAAATCACATGTGACAGAACTAACGACTGACTACAAGGATTGCCACATAGCGATCGTAGACACGAATATAGCCACTCTTTATGATGAACCGAAAAAAGCAAACAAATATATGGATATTAGTTATACGACCATCCTTCCTGTCATTGGGGAAAAAGGCGAGTGGCTTCACGTTCAAACACCTGCTAACGGCGTGAAATATTTACGCAAACAAGATGCAAAGGTAGTTGAAAATTTTGCGGCAATCCCAAAACCGACTCAAAAAGATATTGTTGATAGCGCTAAGATGTTCCTGGGACTTCCATATGTCTGGTCAGGGATATCAGGCTTCGGGTTCGACTGTTCGGGTCTTATCCACTCCGTGTACAAAAATCATGGCATTATGATTCCGCGTGATTCATTTGTCCAAGCGGTCAATGGTACCCCTGTTAACAGAAAAAACATGCAACCTGGTGATTTGATGTTTTTTGCTTACAATCAAGGCAAGGGCAAGGTATTCCATGTCAGCATGTATATCGGAAATGGTAAGATGATTCATGCACCGAATTCAAGCAAAAGCGTAGAAATTATCTCCATTGACACGCACCCATACAAAGCGAACTACGCGGGTTCGAGAAGATATTTGAAATAAAGTGATACCTCAATCAGATGGAATTTTATTTTTTGTTAAATCTATACGAACTGAACACCAGTGTCGAATCAAATACAATACGGCGTTGTAAATGTTACGCAAAATAACAAGTCAATTAAATTCAATGATTCAACGATGTATTATATCAATAAAAAAAGGTGTGTTCGCTTACAGTCTGCAAGATAGGGAAACGAAGAAACTTTCGGCTATTCAAGCGAAAGATATGACGATAACAGATAATGGAATTGTCATTGTAGATAGTAAGGGCAAAAAACACACTCTGAAAAAGTAATGATAAAAGCATCCCCCGGGGTGCTTTTTCTTATATCTTAGTGAAAGTGGATTCCAAAGAAAGTTCAAACACACTCATAACGCTATTCACATACGATAAAACAATAAGGTAACTATGGACGAATCACTACCCGAAAAAGGATGTGTGTAGGCGTGTACAACAACTCCAATCGTAATTCAAATTCGAAATACACGCTGGGCGATCTCTTAAAAGGGAAGGATCTTGAAATTGTTGCCGCATCTCTTCTTTTACTTGGCAAACTGAAAGTAGATTCCATCCAATTATTTAGAGATCAGCCTATAATATCCGTTACGCTGTTAGGAGCATTCAAAGGACTGAATGACGAT of the Sporosarcina sp. FSL K6-1508 genome contains:
- a CDS encoding S-layer homology domain-containing protein, with translation MAKKILAFIIALLVTFTSIGNASAAPLFKDVGDKHVSKAELDFLAERGIIVANPQQNFGVKEEITRLEASAMIIRALGLETVNRPNPNFSDVTPEDEGYDIIATIADEGIVNGNADGEFMPNNKLTRGQMAAILVSAFELKGTSKHVFKDVNSAYWASEAIKTLFANEVTTGYPNNTYKPTAFITKVNFGVFLARILNPEFKQKPVCYKSDGKKKAVVNVQVTNLWKSPNKNRVVDRPSITSPTDIGKWAKSMSVSQKLWLVGKTDTQALYGQEVVILKSSGNWHEVAVIDQYTPRNKAGYPGWVPKSHVTELTTDYKDCHIAIVDTNIATLYDEPKKANKYMDISYTTILPVIGEKGEWLHVQTPANGVKYLRKQDAKVVENFAAIPKPTQKDIVDSAKMFLGLPYVWSGISGFGFDCSGLIHSVYKNHGIMIPRDSFVQAVNGTPVNRKNMQPGDLMFFAYNQGKGKVFHVSMYIGNGKMIHAPNSSKSVEIISIDTHPYKANYAGSRRYLK